The Armatimonadota bacterium nucleotide sequence AAGCCTATTGAGCATATTTTTCACGGACCCGCTTAGCTATTACGCAAAATCTTTGGGCAAGGTCGGAGATGGAGTGAACCTCCTGGCCTATCAAATAAGTCGTAAGCTTGTCATTGAAAGGCGATACCCACTTTGCGGGGAGTTTTCCTGCGCCGAGGATAGCACCCATAATCGAACCCGCGGTGGCACCAGTGCAGTCAGTATCTATGCCGCCCATAACAGTATGCGAAATTGTCTTTTCAAAGTCACCGTCCCCATAGAAAAGGCCTGCAATCGTAATAGCAGCATTGTTTAGAGTGTGCGCGTTGCTCATGCCAGCGTATTTTTCCTCGATGCGGCCCAAGGTAGTTTCCCAATCGCCATCGGCTTTGCACCAACGAAGTGTTTGCTTTACAGTTTCAGCCAAACGGCATTTTGCTGGAATCTCAGAAAGCCCAACTTGCAAGCATTTTATTGGATCATCAATAACAAACGCCGCCGCAATCACAGCCGAGAAAAACATCTCGCCATAGGTCCCATTCATCACATGGCTCACTGAGGCATCGCGATATGCAAATTCAGCCGCAATTTCAGGCAAGCCGGGAGCCGCATATCCCCAAGGATCCGACCGTATGTCTGCGCCAATCCACTCCATGTATGGATTGCCCTTTAGCGCCGTTTTTGGCGGTTTAATCCCTTTCTTAAGGTTTTCGAGTGCCACATGCTCCGCCGTGCACGCCATCGGCAAGTACTTAAGCCATAATCGTCCTACGTCTTCGGTCGTGAAATCAATCCCAACTTCCTCTAGAATAAGCAAACCAAGCACCGTATATGCAAGGTCATCGTCTGGTCCAACGTGATCAATATTGTCCCTGAAAAAGTTATCCATCGGCTCGGAGTAGTGGATGCCTGAACGGTGCGTAAACTTCCAATACTCAGCAAGCGGATAAGGCTGTCCAAGTTTGAGTGCAAAATACTTTATCTTCTTTCGACTCCATCCCTCCACAGGAATGCCTAAAATACAGCCTGCGCTCCTTCCAAGCAATGCGCCGAGCATTTTGTCGTAAAGCTTATCGTCTGTGAGGCTATACGGCAGCGTGCGTGGCCCTTTGGGTCGAGCAAGCCTTATATGTTCTAGCTCTACCGGCTCGTGATATTTGGTTGTAAACGGAGGATTAACCCTTTCGAGTATCCGCGATAAGTCTGCCAAAAAGCCACGGGCTTCTTTTTCAATTGCCGAGACATCTGCACCCTGTTCCTTTCGCAATTCAAGCCAAGCCTTAAAAGTCTGGTATTCTTGATCAAGCTTTGGAAAGTACGACACTTTGGTTTCTCCTTGATACTCGCAGGCAAAAAGGCACCTGCAGAATTTCACTTATATTTAAGAAACTCTCCAACCGACTTTGCAGGAAAAACTTACACCAAGACGAAGTTTCTGATAATTAGTAGATTTTGTCAAGACTTAGCCAAGCCACCCACAGCTTAAAAGCAAAATATGAATTTAACGGTTGTCTGGAAAACCGGCATACAGGAGGAGTCAAGGCTCTCGGGTAGAAATATAATAAGGCTTAA carries:
- a CDS encoding ADP-ribosylglycohydrolase family protein, translating into MSYFPKLDQEYQTFKAWLELRKEQGADVSAIEKEARGFLADLSRILERVNPPFTTKYHEPVELEHIRLARPKGPRTLPYSLTDDKLYDKMLGALLGRSAGCILGIPVEGWSRKKIKYFALKLGQPYPLAEYWKFTHRSGIHYSEPMDNFFRDNIDHVGPDDDLAYTVLGLLILEEVGIDFTTEDVGRLWLKYLPMACTAEHVALENLKKGIKPPKTALKGNPYMEWIGADIRSDPWGYAAPGLPEIAAEFAYRDASVSHVMNGTYGEMFFSAVIAAAFVIDDPIKCLQVGLSEIPAKCRLAETVKQTLRWCKADGDWETTLGRIEEKYAGMSNAHTLNNAAITIAGLFYGDGDFEKTISHTVMGGIDTDCTGATAGSIMGAILGAGKLPAKWVSPFNDKLTTYLIGQEVHSISDLAQRFCVIAKRVREKYAQ